A region from the Caloenas nicobarica isolate bCalNic1 chromosome 11, bCalNic1.hap1, whole genome shotgun sequence genome encodes:
- the KLHDC8B gene encoding kelch domain-containing protein 8B isoform X2, with the protein MAAGAGAFTWAAFPAMPTRRVYCSAVHRDGQVFVLGGCGGSGRALGATEVLDIPAQRWTTLPPLPTPRAGAAALALGKQILVVGGVDATQSPLASVEVYHVDEGKWEKKAALAQPSMGISAVQRDGAVYALGGMGADTSPQALVRVYEPAKDHWQPLPSMPTPCYGASVFLQGNKIFVLGGRQGKLPVTAFEAFDLETRSWTRYPSVPSRRAFAACAMADGVIFSLGGLQQPGPHNFYSRPHFVNTVEMFDPAQGAWSKSSRAIRMREKRADFVAGCLGGRVVAVGGLGPGSHLN; encoded by the exons ATGGCGGCGGGCGCGGGTGCCTTTACGTGGGCCGCCTTCCCCGCCATGCCCACGCGGCGCGTGTACTGCAGCGCCGTGCACCGCGACGGGCAGGTCTTCGTGCTGGGCGGCTGCGGGGGCAGTGGGCGAGCCCTGGGTGCCACTGAGGTGCTCGAcatcccagcccagcgctggacCACGCTCCCACCACTGCCCACGCCACGGGCCGGCGCCGCTGCCCTCGCCCTGGGCAAGCAGATCCTGGTGGTGGGTGGCGTGGACGCGACGCAGAGCCCCCTTGCCTCCGTTGAGGTCTACCACGTGGATGAGGGCAAGTGGGAGAAGAAGGCGGCGCTGGCTCAGCCCTCCATGGGCATCTCAGCCGTGCAGAGAG ACGGGGCTGTCTACGCGCTGGGGGGAATGGGTGCAGACACCTCTCCCCAGGCACTTGTCCGTGTCTATGAGCCAGCGAAGGACCACTGGCAGCCACTACCCTCCATGCCCACCCCCTGCTACGGGGCCTCTGTCTTCCTGCAAGGCAACAAGATCTTCGTCCTGG GGGGCCGGCAGGGCAAGCTGCCCGTCACCGCCTTTGAGGCCTTTGATCTGGAGACGAGGAGCTGGACACGCTACCCCAGTGTGCCCAGCCGCCGCGCCTTCGCCGCCTGCGCCATGGCTGACGGTGTCATCTTCagcctgggggggctgcagcagccgggGCCCCACAACTTCTATTCCCGTCCCCACTTCGTCAACACCGTGGAGATGTTTGATCCCGCACAGG GTGCATGGAGCAAGTCGAGCCGCGCCATCCGCATGAGGGAGAAGAGAGCTGACTTTGTGGCTGGCTGCCTGGGAGGAAGAGTGGTGGCCGTGGGTGGCCTCG GACCAGGATCCCACCTGAATTAA
- the KLHDC8B gene encoding kelch domain-containing protein 8B isoform X1 codes for MAAGAGAFTWAAFPAMPTRRVYCSAVHRDGQVFVLGGCGGSGRALGATEVLDIPAQRWTTLPPLPTPRAGAAALALGKQILVVGGVDATQSPLASVEVYHVDEGKWEKKAALAQPSMGISAVQRDGAVYALGGMGADTSPQALVRVYEPAKDHWQPLPSMPTPCYGASVFLQGNKIFVLGGRQGKLPVTAFEAFDLETRSWTRYPSVPSRRAFAACAMADGVIFSLGGLQQPGPHNFYSRPHFVNTVEMFDPAQGAWSKSSRAIRMREKRADFVAGCLGGRVVAVGGLGNQSCPLGSVEGFSLSRKKWEPLPPMPTGRCSCCSCLAPSLLFVIGGVAQGPSGAVEALCLREVP; via the exons ATGGCGGCGGGCGCGGGTGCCTTTACGTGGGCCGCCTTCCCCGCCATGCCCACGCGGCGCGTGTACTGCAGCGCCGTGCACCGCGACGGGCAGGTCTTCGTGCTGGGCGGCTGCGGGGGCAGTGGGCGAGCCCTGGGTGCCACTGAGGTGCTCGAcatcccagcccagcgctggacCACGCTCCCACCACTGCCCACGCCACGGGCCGGCGCCGCTGCCCTCGCCCTGGGCAAGCAGATCCTGGTGGTGGGTGGCGTGGACGCGACGCAGAGCCCCCTTGCCTCCGTTGAGGTCTACCACGTGGATGAGGGCAAGTGGGAGAAGAAGGCGGCGCTGGCTCAGCCCTCCATGGGCATCTCAGCCGTGCAGAGAG ACGGGGCTGTCTACGCGCTGGGGGGAATGGGTGCAGACACCTCTCCCCAGGCACTTGTCCGTGTCTATGAGCCAGCGAAGGACCACTGGCAGCCACTACCCTCCATGCCCACCCCCTGCTACGGGGCCTCTGTCTTCCTGCAAGGCAACAAGATCTTCGTCCTGG GGGGCCGGCAGGGCAAGCTGCCCGTCACCGCCTTTGAGGCCTTTGATCTGGAGACGAGGAGCTGGACACGCTACCCCAGTGTGCCCAGCCGCCGCGCCTTCGCCGCCTGCGCCATGGCTGACGGTGTCATCTTCagcctgggggggctgcagcagccgggGCCCCACAACTTCTATTCCCGTCCCCACTTCGTCAACACCGTGGAGATGTTTGATCCCGCACAGG GTGCATGGAGCAAGTCGAGCCGCGCCATCCGCATGAGGGAGAAGAGAGCTGACTTTGTGGCTGGCTGCCTGGGAGGAAGAGTGGTGGCCGTGGGTGGCCTCG GGAACCAGTCCTGCCCGCTGGGCTCGGTGGAAGGGTTCAGCCTCTCACGGAAGAAGTGGGAGCCACTGCCCCCCATGCCCACCGgccgctgctcctgctgcagctgcctggcgCCCAGCCTACTCTTCGTCATCGGTGGGGTGGCCCAGGGCCCCAGCGGCGCCGTCGAGGCTCTGTGCCTGCGCGAGGTGCCCTGA